The following are from one region of the Bactrocera oleae isolate idBacOlea1 chromosome 6, idBacOlea1, whole genome shotgun sequence genome:
- the LOC118680554 gene encoding peritrophin-44, protein MKGFRLKTLITVLFGILGIVHCQEVLSAENDICRLFKDDVLLRKPGFCHIGIRCKGFKSITEIECDKNQFYNRNTNKCERTSTDKYCATACSSKSQGYIADNKNCQGWYNCKGSTTVSFGFCANGLAFNENNGMCDYPENFSCKKEFDFCDVVPNSTPFLHETNCAGYYECVRNRLVEQACDPGNYFDVVTGTCIPKNKVYCAKYPYPNEVCGNKKLAIRNHFVSDDATCRGYFYCKDLGVGIPDATPIWGQCSATRFFDPTEEACLPRAHVQCAEDRCDGRNDGYELSSKSGCQHYLICKGNSTLEEVYCGADKWFNADKNECTTTITSYPACS, encoded by the exons ATGAAAG GCTTTCGGCTGAAGACATTAATAACTGTTCTATTCGGAATACTTGGCATTGTTCATTGTCAAGAAGTCTTGAGCGCAGAAAACGACATTTGCAGACTCTTCAAAGATGACGTCTTGTTGCGAAAGCCAGGCTTTTGTCATATCGGCATAAGGTGTAAAGGCTTTAAGAGCATCACTGAGATTGAATGTGACAAAAATCAGTTTTACAATCGAAATACTAACAAATGTGAAAGAACTTCTACCGACAAATACTGTGCCACAGCATGTTCTTCTAAATCTCAGGGTTATATTGCGGACAATAAAAACTGTCAAGGCTGGTATAACTGCAAGGGATCTACTACGGTTAGCTTTGGCTTTTGTGCGAATGGTCTggcttttaatgaaaataacggCATGTGCGATTATCCGGAAAATTTTTCTTGTAAAAAGGAATTTGATTTTTGTGATGTAGTGCCTAATTCAACACCATTTTTGCACGAGACGAACTGTGCTGGCTACTACGAATGCGTGAGAAACAGACTAGTGGAGCAGGCTTGTGATCCCGGTAATTACTTTGATGTTGTAACAGGAACTTGCATTCCAAAGAATAAAGTTTATTGTGCAAAATATCCGTATCCGAATGAAGTGTGCGGTAATAAAAAACTTGCAATAAGAAATCACTTTGTCAGTGATGACGCCACTTGTCGGGGATATTTTTACTGCAAAGACCTCGGTGTTGGTATCCCAGATGCAACACCGATTTGGGGACAGTGCTCGGCAACAAGATTTTTCGATCCCACAGAAGAGGCTTGTTTACCTCGGGCACATGTGCAATGTGCTGAAGATCGGTGCGACGGTCGAAATGATGGTTATGAGTTAAGTTCAAAATCTGGCTGTCAACATTACCTTATTTGCAAAGGCAACAGTACTTTAGAAGAAGTTTATTGTGGCGCCGATAAGTGGTTTAATGCAGACAAAAATGAGTGCACCACAACTATTACATCGTATCCAGCTTGCTCTTAA